A window from Enterocloster bolteae encodes these proteins:
- a CDS encoding P-loop NTPase yields MLKIAVYGKGGIGKSTISSNLSVALSERGYKVMQIGCDPKADSTIQLHQGHTVTSILDIIRARGDKAGLDELVTEGSGGVLCAEAGGPTPGMGCAGRGIITAFEALEERNAFEVYKPDVVIYDVLGDVVCGGFAMPIREGYADKVFIVTSGENMAIYAAANIAAAVKSFEARGYASLGGILLNRRGVKREQEKVEELAEDMETEIIGSLDYSPLVGEAEELGKTVMEAYPDSDMAGQYRKMADAVLAACGEEEVKKAYA; encoded by the coding sequence TTTCAGAGCGGGGATACAAGGTGATGCAGATAGGCTGCGATCCCAAGGCGGACTCTACCATACAGCTTCACCAGGGACATACAGTGACCTCTATCCTGGATATCATCAGGGCCAGGGGAGATAAGGCGGGGCTTGATGAACTGGTGACAGAGGGAAGCGGGGGTGTGCTCTGTGCTGAGGCGGGAGGTCCTACCCCGGGCATGGGATGTGCCGGCCGCGGGATTATCACTGCTTTTGAGGCGCTGGAGGAGAGGAATGCCTTTGAGGTCTATAAGCCGGACGTGGTCATCTATGACGTGCTGGGCGACGTGGTCTGCGGAGGCTTTGCCATGCCTATCCGGGAAGGATATGCGGACAAGGTATTTATCGTGACGTCCGGGGAAAATATGGCAATCTATGCGGCTGCCAATATAGCCGCGGCGGTAAAGTCCTTTGAAGCCAGGGGGTATGCCAGCCTGGGAGGCATCCTCCTCAACCGCCGCGGCGTGAAGCGGGAACAGGAGAAGGTGGAGGAGCTGGCAGAGGACATGGAAACGGAAATCATAGGCTCCCTGGATTACAGCCCTCTGGTGGGAGAGGCGGAGGAGCTTGGAAAGACTGTCATGGAGGCTTATCCTGACAGCGATATGGCCGGGCAGTACAGGAAAATGGCGGACGCTGTTTTAGCGGCCTGCGGGGAGGAAGAGGTGAAGAAGGCCTATGCTTAA